ACATCACGCCTTTGGAGAAGGCCGCGACCTATATCCCGCCACATATCCTGGAAAAATTGCCCAAGAAGAGTGGATAGACCAGCCGGCCGCCATCTTGACGGAGACTTTCATGATCGAACATCGGCCAGAGGAGCAAGAGGAATGGAGACTCATCACCTGCGTTCTTCACAGTCAAAAGGGAATCGAACTTTTGAAAGCGCTCCACCGCCGCGGACTGAACGCTGCGGCCGTTCATCACGCCCGGGGGGCTGCCATCGCAGATCCCGCAGGGGCGAGCGGACTGCCCGTATCTTTCGAGAAGGAAATCGTCACGGTCGTGGTCCCGGCTTCCAGTGCGGAGGCGATTTTTGCGTTCGTCGCGCAGACCGCTGAGATCGATCGGCCCCAGGGCGGACTCTTATACATGGAACGGCTCGGAAAGGCTGTCCCCTACGTTTTACCTGACATTCCCGAAGAGGAATCCGCCTAGATCACATGCAGGTTGCGAGGCGGGCGCTTACGGAACAAACTCAAGCCCATCGCCAGGGCTGAGAAATGGGGATCGGTCGTCGTCGCGGAGGTTGATTTGGATCAGCGCTTGCACTGGCCGAGCCTGGGAGATTTCAAAGCGGATTTGCTCCGCCACCGCCCGCTGACGTTCGAGGAACGCGACGCAAACTCTCGGCCTCATGTATCGAGTCGCCTCCGGAGTAGCCGATGACGGGCGGGGCCGAAGGTCCAACTTTGAACTTTGAACCTTGAACTCGAAACTGAACAGCCCTGCCCAGCAAGCGCGCCTCGACATCCGGGAAGGCCGGCACACAAGCCTGACACGCGGTTTGGCCATGGGCTACGTGCAGTGTAATCTGGTCATCCTTCGCAAAGCGTTCGCGTTCGACTTTCTCCTGTATTGCCAGCGCAATCAGCGCGCCTGCCCGGTGCTGGAAGTCTGTGACCCAGGCGAGACCGAACCGCGGCTGAGCGCGCCTGGTGCTGACCTGCGCACCGACGTCCCGCGTTACGCCGTGTATCGCGAGGGACGCAGCGTCCAGGACGAAACGGACATTTCCCATCTTTGGGAGCCGGACTTCGTCTCGTTCCTGATCGGATCAGGCATCACGTTTGACGAAGCGCTGGAAAGGGCCGGAGTTCCGACGGACAAGAACCGATGGGTTCTGCGCACTAATCTCCCAACCCAACCAGCCGGCCCGTTTCACGGCCCGCTCATTGTGACGATGCGTTGGTTGACGCCGCAGCAAGCGATCGTTGCCACGCAAGTGACTTCACGCTTTCCTTTCAATCACGGCGCCCCCATCCACATCGGCGACCCGGACGCGATTGGCGCTGATCTGAAGAATCCCATGCTGGGTCCGCCTGTTTCCGCGGTGCCGAAGGAATTTGTCTCCGTCTTTTGGGCGTGCGGCGTGACGCCTCAAGCCGCCGCGGAAGCCGCGAAAATCGACCTGATGATTGCCCATGCTCCCGGCCACGGCTTCATCACCGATCTCAAAGCGGACCAACTTTGCCTGCCATAAATCGTTACCTCCCGTTCAAGATCTGCCGCAGCACATAAGGCAGAATGCCTCCGTGCTGGAAATATTCGATCTCGATCGGCGTGTCGATCCGGCAACGGACCGCGTGCTCCTCCCTCGAGCCGTTGGTCCGCGCGACACGCAACGTCAAATCCTGCTGCGGCTTGAGGTTCGCGTTCAACCCGACCACATCGTAGCTCTCTGTTCCATCTAACTTGAGCGCCGTCGCGGACAGTCCTTCTTTGAATTGCAGCGGCAAGACGCCCATGCCCACGAGATTGGACCGGTGAATTCGCTCGAAGCTTTGCGCCACGACCGCCTTCACGCCGAGCAACGCCGTCCCTTTCGCGGCCCAATCCCGCGAACTGCCCGTCCCGTATTCCTGCCCGGCCAGCACGACCAGCGGCGTTTTGCTTTCCCGATATTTCATTGCGGCGTCGTAGATGCTCATCTGTTCGCCGGACGGCTGGAATTTCGTCACACCGCCTTCGACTCCGGGCACCATGAGATTCTTGATGCGGACGTTGGCGAACGTGCCGCGCGTCATGACGCGGTCGTTGCCGCGGCGCGCGCCGTAACTGTTGAAGTCGAGAAAATTCACGCCGTTCTCGATCAGATACCGCCCGGCCGGCGAAGTTTTCTTGATGCTGCCAGCGGGCGAGATGTGATCCGTCGTCACGGAATCGCCGAAAATCGCCAGCGCCCGCGCGCCGCGGATTTCCGCGATCCGTTCCGGCTGCATCGAGAAGTCTTCAAAGAACGGCGGCTCCTGGATGTACGTGCTCTTGGCGTCCCATTCATAGACTCGCCCGATGCTGGAGGGGATTTCGTTCCACTTCGGGTTTTGTTCGGTGAAGTTCCGATACAAAGATCGGAAGACTTCGGGTTTGAGCGCCTTTTCCATCTGTTCGCGGATCTCCGCCAAAGTCGGCCAAACGTCGCGCAGATAAACCGGCTGGCCGCCTTTCCCCTGCCCCAACGGTTCGGTGGTCAGGTCAATCGTGACGCGTCCCGCCAGAGCGAACGCCACCACCAACGGCGGCGACATCAGGAAATTCGCCTTCACGCTCTGGTGCACCCGCGCCTCGAAATTCCGATTGCCGGACAGCACGCTGGCCACGACGAGATCGTTCTGCTGAATGGCTTCATCAATGACCGGCGCCAG
This genomic interval from Verrucomicrobiota bacterium contains the following:
- a CDS encoding DUF1445 domain-containing protein, producing the protein MGYVQCNLVILRKAFAFDFLLYCQRNQRACPVLEVCDPGETEPRLSAPGADLRTDVPRYAVYREGRSVQDETDISHLWEPDFVSFLIGSGITFDEALERAGVPTDKNRWVLRTNLPTQPAGPFHGPLIVTMRWLTPQQAIVATQVTSRFPFNHGAPIHIGDPDAIGADLKNPMLGPPVSAVPKEFVSVFWACGVTPQAAAEAAKIDLMIAHAPGHGFITDLKADQLCLP